GGGGACGCTTCGGGAAGCAGACGGGAATTGTTTCGTCAGTTCGAAGAGAGCATTCAGCCAGTCGTGGAGGCTGGCAAGCTCAAAGCATTGCTGTTTCAGTTTCCACCGTGGTTCGATTGTACCCGAGAGCATGTCCAGTATGTGACCGCTTGCCGCCAAGCCATGCAGGCGTATCCGTTTGCGGTGGAGTTTCGCCATCAAACCTGGTTTGAAGCACGGTATTCGGAGCGAACGCTGGATTTCTTGCACAAGATCGAAGCGACACATGTCGTATGTGATGAACCACAAGTGGGAAAAGGCTCAGTCCCGATTGTTCCTGCCGTGACGAAGGCATCCTTGGCGTTGGTTCGCTTTCATGGGCGCAACAAAGCAGGCTGGCGAGATCCCGGAGAGGGACAAAATTGGCGTGATGTCCGTTATTTATATCGATACAGTGAGACAGAGCTTGCAGAGTGGGTTGAACACATCAGACTGCTCGAACAGGAAGCGGATGAAGTCTGCATTTTGTTCAACAATAACTCTGGAGGAGATGCAGCAGCGAATGCGAAGCAGTTTTCGGAGATGCTTGGCCTTGCACCTACTGGTCTGAATCCTCGTCAGATGGACCTGTTCTCCACGTAGCAAGAAAGAAGGGGAGTTTCATGCTTGTAGTAATTGCCATCTTATTTGTCATCATCGGAGTCGTGGCTGGCGTCATTGGCAGTATCGCGGGTCTGGGTGGTGGGATTTTTTTCGTGCCTGCTCTGCTGTATTTTGCGAACTGGTACATGCCTGGATCGATGAATCCGCAAGTAGCGGCCGCGACTTCGCTGATCGTGATTGCGGTAACCGCCCTTTCTTCCTCCCTTTCTTTTCTCAAGCAAAAAAAAGTAGATAAAGAGAGTGCTATGCTCTTTTTTATTGGGAGTGCGCCGGGTGCTATTGTGGGCGTGTATCTTAATACATTACTAGCAGTGGAGGGCTTTTCGCTGCTGTTTGGCTTGTTTCAGCTCTGCATGTTCGTCGTATTGATGGTCAAAGACAAAATCAAGCCACGCAGCATTGAGTGGGAAGTCCAACGCCACTTCATCGACAACGAAGGAAATGAATATGTGTACGGGTATAGCAAATGGTCCGTGATTACGATTGCCTTCTTTGTCGGGATTACCTCGTCGCTATTTGGCGTGGGGGGCGGCATCCTGATGGTTCCAGCCATGATGATTTTGTTTCGCTTTCCGCCACACATTGCGACGGCTACGTCCATGCTAGTCATCTTTTTATCAGCGGTGGTTGGATCAATCACGAATATCTTCCATGACAACGTACACTGGCTGTATGCAGCGATGCTCGCGCCAGGGGCATGGGCGGGCGGAAAGCTCGGAGCGATTGCCGCCAGTAAGATGAAGGGGCGTACCATCGTGCTGTTTTTGCGTGTTCTGATATTGGGAATTGCTATACAAATGATCGGGGAAGCGATTTTTGGATAATAAGACGAGAGGGAGGGGAAAGTCGTGGCTGACACCTGTACCTTACACATTTTGCACACGAATGACTTGCACAGCCATTTTGATACGATGCCGCGAATTGCAACCTGCCTGAGGATGCACCGAGAAGAGTGGGAGGGCAGGGGAGAGCATGTGCTGACGGTCGATATTGGAGACCATATGGATCGAATGGATATCCGATCGGAAGCGAGCTTTGGGAAAATTAACGTCGAGATCATGAACCGAAGCGGGATTCAATACGCGACGATCGGAAACAACGAAGGCATCACACTCCCAAAAGACAAGCTGAATGAACTGTATACAGATGCACGCTTCCCGATCATTACGGGCAATCTGTTTGAACCGACAACAAATGCTGTCCCGTCTTGGGCTGTACCATATGTTATTCATACCATAGGTGAGCTGCGGCTGGCGATCTTGGGAATGACGATTCCTTTTGGCCCCTCCTATCAAAGTATGGGATGGGAGATCAAGGAACCGATCCCGATTTTGCGTGAGCAGATTGCAGCGCTGCGCTCGTCTGTGGATGTTGTCATTTTGCTATCGCATCTCGGCTATCAGACAGATTGTGTGCTGGCTAATGAAGTCGATGGGCTGGAGATCATTTTGGGCGGACACTCTCACCGGGCTCTTCCTCATGGAGAACGCCTGGGAGGCACCTTGATCACACAAGCGGGGCGATTTGGTGAGTATGTGGGTCATGTAAAGCTCGTTTGGGACGGGAAACGTAAAAGGATTACAGAAGTGCAAGCAGAGCTTTTTCAGACAGAACAGTATCAGGTAGACGAATCAGTAAGCCAGTTCATTGAGAGTGAAAAAGTATGGGCAGAGAATCGTTTGTTTCAGCCGATTGTTCAACTGGAGCAAGACATGCACATAGGCTGGACGGAGGAGACTCCCTATGGTTCCTTCATCGCAGCGAGTATTCGCAAATGGACGGATGCTGAGATCGGCATGGCAAATGGAGGACTATTGCTTGCAGATTTGCCGCGGGGTAGCTTGTCTTTTGCCGATTTGCTGCACAGTATGCCCCATCCGATCAATGCCTGTGCGGTCACGATTACAGGCGCGCAGCTCACCACCGTTCTGGAGCAAGCCATTCAACCGGAAATGGTTCATCGGGAGCTGCGAGGGTACGGTTTTCGCGGGAAAATAGAAGGCTGGATGTGTGTGGACGGATTGCGCATCCGCTACAGTGAGGATGACCAGCCGCAAATTATCCAAATTGAAGTCAACGGCCAACCGCTTGATCGCGAGCGATTGTATCGAGTGGGGACGATCGACATGTTTATGTACAATCGCATGTTTCCCGATTTGCTGCTCGGCAGTGAGCTTACGTTTTTCTTACCCGAGATGCTGCGTGAAGTGCTCGCCACCACGATAAAGGACCAGCAGATGCTGCAAAATGCGTTTCGACCACGTTGGGAAAAGATATCGTCAACGTTAAAAAACCAATCGTAGAGACCGGTTTTTCGGGAATGCTATCGAAAACGGGAGGAGACGAGCGATGCGTTTCATTGATGAAGTATACGGGCTGTACAGGGGACATTTTAATGGCGATGAAGAGGACATTACAGCAGTTGTCGTCGGCATTCTCGCAGAGCAGTCTCGGGATGATTTGTTGGATTTGGTCGAGGAAATGGACGAGGAAGAGCTGTTTCACATGCTCGCAACGTATATGATTGATGTCATGAAACGAAAAGTCGCGATGGAGGATGAGCACTTTCCGACAAGCGTCATGCATTAAAATAAGATCAAGTTCAGGACTACATCGTGATCAAAAGATAACTTTTTGAACGACCGTATGGAAACCTCACATTTCTCTTTTGAGCATCATAGGATGGTAACGCCAACAGACAGGAGAGAAAAGGAGGAATCTTGATGGTCGAGGTAGTGCCAATCCACTTTCCAGAGGGGACGGCTATTGCTGTCACTGTGCGTTTGCCCAAGACAACGCTATTGGCTGTAACGACCGATCATGGCTACATCATGTGTGGAGCGCTGGATGTGGGGCTATTAAATGAACGGTTAGCAGCGAGAGAAATTCTTGCTGGTCGTGCGGTAGGGGTCAAGACCATACAGGAATTGCTGGATGCGCCACTGGAGTCTGTGACGACGACGGCGGAACAGAAGGGGATTACGGCTGGTATGACTGGTCGAGATGCTGTCGTGAAAATGCTGTAAAACAACAAATGGTTTGCCGATAGAAAAACCTTTGTCCCATGACAAAGGTTTTTACGTTTTCTCGAGCCTTGTTTACCAACGGGCTGATTGCTCTTCACAGATTCCGATCTTGCTTTGCACCGCAATTATTTTTCCATCAGATGTTGAGAGGGTCCCGTCATAACGGCCGATTACTTGATGCAGAGTGGTTCGCACCAACGCAAAATTTTTGTGCTCGGTTCGAGCAAAGAGCGGCGTAAAGGTGAGGCGTACCGCAGAAGATTCTTCACTCGCAAGCGTCCAAGGGAGCATCCGGTTGTCAGGATCGTAGGAAAAACGAATTTGTTCACTCAGCTTGTAGAGGACACTATCAATCATCAAGCCATTTTCCGTCATGCCCGTTCCGTCCGTCCAGCCTCTGCCAAAGTTAAAGCCTGCGACCCCATCCGCGTGACGAAAAGAGCAGGTCGTCCAGTTCCATCGGGTGTGATACGGCCAAACGCCACGTCCAAAATCCAGACTGGCAAAAGAGTTCTGCCGATCGAGCAAATAGGTTTTCCCGTTATAGGCAATGGTGCCGTGCACAGGCCGGGCCGTTTGCTTCGATGTGAACTGAAAGCGCTCCGCACTCCACGGTATCACGACATTTAAGGACTCGGATGCCGGATCAATCACGATGTTGAGCAAGAGAGCTTTATTGCCGGGACAAATGGCAGTGGCTTCTACGCTCGTTCCGCTGGTTCCTGGCTGAAAGGAAACAGAGAGCTTGCGACTCGCAAAATGGCAAGCCTCATCTACAGTGGCACCAAGCCGAATCCCTGCGCCAAAAGGAACCGTAACGGCACTGTCTGCGGTCTCCCCTGTCGTCAGATCGATAAAATGGACAAAGACAATGCCAGCATAATCCAGATTGACCATCGCAATCGACATCGCACAATCAGGCGCGGTGATAAACCAAAAATTCCATTTTTTCCGGCGAAGCCAATGCCCGCTAAATTGGCAGTCATGCAACGGATAGCGGGACCAGCCAATCGCTTCGGGAAGCAAGCAGCCATCCTGGTCACATAATGAAAGAGGCTGCGTTAATTCTTTTTCGATAAGCGGCATACAATCATCTCCCTTGCAAACAAGGATTCTTCCAGACAAACTTTTCTCAACTGTCTTTCCACGGTAGACATAAAAAGAAAATCTAGAAAAAATTTCATGTAGAATCAAGTCGAATCACGCTATAATAGGGATACCCTGAGGAAAGGCGAAGGAAGGAAATGCGACTGAAATCCATTCAAAAATGCCAGCCGGGTGATAAATTGGCTCGTTCCATCTATACAGAGAATGGAACGATTCTCGTTGGGGCCGGAGTAGAACTAACTCAACGAATGATCACTCGACTCAAAAACAAAAACGTGAACAGTCTCTACATTCAAGACAAGCGCACCGATGATATCATCGTGGAGACAGTCATTTCCGAAAATACTCGCAGACAAGCAATGTCCATGATTCACGATACATTCCGAACCGTTCATCAAGTCCCGGACAAATGGCAGCAGCTTTTTTCGGAAAAGGGTTTGGGACGTAAGCTGCGGGATGTCATGCAAACCGTTGCGGATGAATTAAACAGCAGTGATTCAGCCATGAATTTATTGGCAGATGCTTGCGCCTTCGACAATTACATATTCACGCACTCCTTTAACGTTGCTTTGTATAGCACAGCTCTCGCCATAAATACTGGCTGTTCGGAAAAAGATGTGTTGGAGATTAGTATTGGCGGTATGCTCCACGACATTGGAAAAGTGCATATCCCAGACAACATTTTGCAAAAGCCGGGCCGCCTTACGCAAGAAGAATTTGAAGTCATGAAAAGACATACAGAGATCGGTTTTGAAATGCTTCGTCGGCAAGACGACATCCCGTTGCTTGCAGCCCACTGCGCTTTTCAACATCACGAGCGCTGGGATGGCTCCGGTTATCCACGGCACCTGAAAAAAGAAGAGATTCATCCATTTGGTCGCTTGATGGCTGTGGCTGATGTATTTGATGCCCTTACGTCGCATCGGGTATACCGTCGCGGAATGCTTCCTCACGAAGCAATGGAGGTGCTCTACTCCGGGTCAGGCAAACTGTTTGACCAAGTCTATGTAGAGGCTTTGCGAAATACGATTGCACTCTACCCTGTTGGTCTGACCGTCACCCTGAACAATGGTATGACTGGTGTTGTTGTTGATTCGAACAAAGGAATGCCGAGCCGTCCGATCGTCAGAGTTTTGGTGGATGAGGAAGGGCGGGATATCGAGCATCCCTATGAGTGTGACTTGTCCAAAATGCTGACGCTCATGATCATCACTTGTGGCGATTTGGTATAATCAGAGCCAGTCCTTCTTTTTAAAAATGATAAACATCGTCGTCCCGATAGCCGCCATACATCCCAGTACGATGTAGTAGCCGTAGGGTGAATGCAGCTCAGGCATCACATCAAAGTTCATCCCGTATATACCGGTCACAATCGTCAACGGCATAAAAATCGTTGTCAAGGCGGTAAAAACACGCATAATATCGTTGGCTCTGCCAGCAAGCGCTGCTTGATATGCTTCGCGCAAGTTCCCGATGAGGTCGCGAAAAGCTTCAAAGCTCTCTACAATTTTGCTAGCATCCTCTACAATATCGCCAAAGTACTTCCGTAGATAAGGTTGAATCAGCGGGAGTTCTTTTTTATGTAAGGCGTCAATCAAATCCCGCTGGGGAACGAGCATTTTACGGGCATATAAGATTTCACTGCGCAGCCCAATAATTTGATCCAGATGGGATTTTTTCGTGTGCATCAAAATTTGTTCTTCCAGATCTTCTAGCAGGTCCTCAATTTTTTCGGTCACATCGAAATAACGATCGACAATTTGATCTACCAAGTAGTACAGAAACGCATCGGGGCGATTGACTTCTTTTTCCCGGATGATCGACAGCATGGTAGTGAATTCGGGGGCCTCCTGCTTCGTTACAGTGATGATGGTGCTACTGCCCCAAAAAATATTGATCTCACGCAAGAAGATATCATGATTGTGGAAGGTAATGCCATTGATGACCATAAAGTAATGATCATCGTAATTTTGGAGCTTGGGCCGCTGTTCTTCCTCGTCGATGCAGTCCTCGACAGCCAGATGATGGAGTCCAAACAGCGGCTGTAAAATATCCAAATCGAATGGCGTGGCATGAATCCAATAAAACCCGTTCACAGGTGGAGTAGCAGCCTCTTCGATGTCTTCTACCTCAGTGATGATTCCGTTTTGTACGAGTCTGATCTTCATGTTCGATTCTCCTGCAAGTGGATTCGGTTGCGGCGGGTAGACGGGGCCAGATTTGTGTGAGAATCAGTTCATAAGCAGAGCGAAGTGCTCGGCGGCTAGGCGGAGCCTTTGATATGCGCTCTAGCTTGGGAGTCGTCATGCAAGTTCGCCTCCTCGATGAAAGCCTTCATCCTATATGTATGAACGTCAACTCGTCCGCTTTCCCGCTACGGCTAGTGATGGTAATTCCTTTTGATTCGTACTCATGCGAACCTCCGCACGTTTTATTGCCATAGTGTTCCTTACTTTCTACATTCCCTCTCAATTATTTTACCGTGTAGGACGGTATGACCAAAGCCATTTTTTGCATACTACAGATAAGCTGAGCAGATGAAAAGGTGGATGTCGACATGTGGACAAGCAAGAGGGCAAGTATGATTGGTTGTATCGTATGGTTGTTGACAGGAGCCGGTTGGGGACAAGCTGCTCTTGCCTTGGAGGCGAGAGACGTACAGCCTCCTCCGACTGTGTTTGAGGAAATCCAGATTAAACGGCAGGATGTGACAGGCGATGGTAAGCCAGATCTTATAACGCTGCTAGGAAAGAGATTTGCAGCAGACAGTCCTTACTTCGAACACTTAAAAATCATGGTTCAAGACCCCGTTGCGAAAAAAACAACCTTTTTTACAACACCGTATGGCGCCTATCAGCCGGAGATGTTCTTTTGTGATTTTACCGGAGGGGGTGTGCAACAAATTTTGCTTCAGGCACCGACTGGGGGCAGCGCAGGGACGTCTGAGTTTTATTTGTTCGCAGACAAGGACAACAAGCCGGCGATTCTGCCTGTTCCGCAGCCCTTGACGATTTCGGGCTCCTATCAGGATCATTACAAAGTACCTTTGACGATCAAGGAGACGGGGGAAACTGTCGTTCTTGATTTGTCTGACCGCAAAAAAATCTACGAAGAAAATGGGGTATACAAGAACGGGAAGCTGGTTTCGCCAGTAGAGGTCTTGCCTAACACATTCAGCGTACTCAAGCCCATCGATGAGAACCGCGATGGCATCTGTGAACTAAAAGGAGAACAGAGAGTCAGCGGTGTTGCCAACGCGGATACGATCGCCTATGTGGAGTCGTACTGGAAATGGGACAAGACAAGCTGGAAGCTGCAACGGGCAGTCGTGAGGAAAGCGGAAATGTAGGGGGTTACTAGGCTCACACAACCGTCCATAGCCCATGTGGGCGGTTTACACCCGTTTGTAAAGGGGTATATAATTGAAAGGATATTCTAGAGATATATGTACTCGGATAAAAGGAGTTCAGGCTATGAGCACATGTCCGTTTTCCACCTTTTTCGGATTGAAAGGGAAAGGAAAAAGTGAATCTTTTTTTCAGGGGGTGAAGGAAAAGGGGGAAGTACAAATTGTAGGGAAAGGCACCCTCGCGAAGCAACTAGCAATGATCAACCTGACCGAAGAAGAACTGAGCATTGTGAAAGCACTTCAGCCACTTATCATTCAAAATATTGACGCTATTGTCGACTACTTTTATGCCAGTATTGAAAATGAACCGCTTTTAATGATGATTGTAAACGAAAACAGCACGATTGAACGGTTGAAATTAACGTTGAACCGCCATATCTGCGAAATGTTTAGCGGACGCATCGACAGCGCTTACATTGAACAGCGCAGTAGAATTGCGGTTATTCATATGCGAATTGGCTTGGAACCAAAATGGTACTTGGGTGCATTCCAAAACTTGCAGGTTTCCTTGATGGATCTCTTGCAAAAAAACATCACGAACAAGGATGAGTTCGTACAAGCCCTCACGGCCGTCACGAAGATTCTCAGCATCGAACAGCAAATTGTGCTGGAGGAATATGAAAACGAGCATGAAAAGGCGCGTCGAGCGGAACAAGACAAAAAGGACGAGCTGCGGATCCTCCTGACCAATTCCGCGCATGAGCTGGCAGCGGTCTCAGAAGAAAACAGCGCGTCTGTTGTGCAATTGACAGAACAGTCGAGAGAAGTGCTTCGTTTTGCTGAAAATGGCACGGGCTTTTCCACGAAAGCACAAGACCTGTCCCGTGAAGGTAAAAAAAAGCTAGAAAAACAACAGGAACAAATGTGCTTGATTCAGAGCAGCGTCAAGCAAATCTCGGATGAAATGAATGCGATGGAGAAAAACGCAGAAAAAATCCAAGGGATTGTAGAGGTCGTGACGGCGATTGCGGAGCAGACAAATCTTTTGGCTTTAAATGCAGCGATTGAAGCAGCACGTGCTGGCGAACAGGGACGCGGATTCGCTGTCGTAGCCGATGAGGTACGCAAGCTGGCAGAACAGACCAAAAAGTCAGTCTTCGGTGTGCGTGAGCTGATCGAGAAGACGAACCAACAGACAGTAGTCCTCTCGTCTGTCGTTATAGAAATTCAGACGCTGGTGCAATCAAGCACTGCGGTAGTAAACGAGACGAATGCCTTTTTTGAAGGAATCATGAGCGCTGTCTCAGACGGTAAAGAGCAGAGCTCACGGATTCAGCGGGAGCTGGAAAACTTCTTCAAAGTCATGGAGGATATGAACCAAGCGGTGGCACAGGTAGCCAGCTCTGCGGATGAGCTATCGGAAATAACAGAAAACTTGTAAACAAACAAAAATCAGTAGTAAGTTGGCGGTTCAAAGGGACAATATTGGCGGCAATTACGCAATGGAGGACTGTAAACGTTTAAGGAAATAACTGGACTTTGTCCATTGTTGCGAATGGCATGAATTTCCCCAGGCTCTACAAAATAGTATTCACCCGTGCTGACATGAGTTGTTTGTGCTCGTTGTACTTCATTTTCATTATTCGTTTGGACATAAATCATATTTGTTAGCGTACCTGAGACTACCAATTCCCATCCAAAAGAGTCACCGTGATTATGCGGGATGGATTCTTGATCTGTCGGCAGATGGATCAACACAACTTCTACATGTGGCGTGGAGAATAATACTTTGCGTCCATAGGGTAGGTTTAGCGGCTCCGGGATGTATGGACCGAGTTGTTCCATGCAAGGAGACAGAGAGATGAGAGCGTGTCTAAGCTGGGAAGGAGTAGGCGAAACGAGGGAGCCAAATGCTTGTTCCAGACGTTCCAGATTCATAAATAACCTCCCAAACGAAAGTCATACTTCCTACACCATATGATCAAATTTCAAGAGTAGTGATAGCCTGAGCTTGACCAGAAAAGGGAATTATTTACCATTATTATTACATTGTAAATCAACAGGATTACTTGAGTTTAGGGCGCTTTTAGAGAAAAGCGTCCTTTTTTGTGCTATCGACAATCAGCTCACTCACCACCTATTATGAAGGTACGGTAACAAATGCCGTACAGGACGATTTGGGGAAACGTCCCCCATCAAAATGTTTCAAGAACGGAAGCTTTTTTGGATTTTCATTCAAGAGGAGGCATGCGCATGTCAACTGCCATAATCAGTGTACGCACCCACTAGAGGGGGGCGTTGATTCAAACCACCTGTCATGATCGGGGAGGTTTGGATGCAGATGAATAAGAAATGGTTTTTGTATGTCAATGCGTTGTCATCCTTGGGATCACGGATGAATTTGAT
The window above is part of the Brevibacillus antibioticus genome. Proteins encoded here:
- a CDS encoding DUF72 domain-containing protein: MTTIQVGVCGWGDQHELYVQGVRNRDKLSVYASHFPIVEVDSSFYAILPQRNYESWVKDTPERFGFIVKPHQGMTGHQRGDASGSRRELFRQFEESIQPVVEAGKLKALLFQFPPWFDCTREHVQYVTACRQAMQAYPFAVEFRHQTWFEARYSERTLDFLHKIEATHVVCDEPQVGKGSVPIVPAVTKASLALVRFHGRNKAGWRDPGEGQNWRDVRYLYRYSETELAEWVEHIRLLEQEADEVCILFNNNSGGDAAANAKQFSEMLGLAPTGLNPRQMDLFST
- a CDS encoding sulfite exporter TauE/SafE family protein, which codes for MLVVIAILFVIIGVVAGVIGSIAGLGGGIFFVPALLYFANWYMPGSMNPQVAAATSLIVIAVTALSSSLSFLKQKKVDKESAMLFFIGSAPGAIVGVYLNTLLAVEGFSLLFGLFQLCMFVVLMVKDKIKPRSIEWEVQRHFIDNEGNEYVYGYSKWSVITIAFFVGITSSLFGVGGGILMVPAMMILFRFPPHIATATSMLVIFLSAVVGSITNIFHDNVHWLYAAMLAPGAWAGGKLGAIAASKMKGRTIVLFLRVLILGIAIQMIGEAIFG
- a CDS encoding bifunctional metallophosphatase/5'-nucleotidase gives rise to the protein MADTCTLHILHTNDLHSHFDTMPRIATCLRMHREEWEGRGEHVLTVDIGDHMDRMDIRSEASFGKINVEIMNRSGIQYATIGNNEGITLPKDKLNELYTDARFPIITGNLFEPTTNAVPSWAVPYVIHTIGELRLAILGMTIPFGPSYQSMGWEIKEPIPILREQIAALRSSVDVVILLSHLGYQTDCVLANEVDGLEIILGGHSHRALPHGERLGGTLITQAGRFGEYVGHVKLVWDGKRKRITEVQAELFQTEQYQVDESVSQFIESEKVWAENRLFQPIVQLEQDMHIGWTEETPYGSFIAASIRKWTDAEIGMANGGLLLADLPRGSLSFADLLHSMPHPINACAVTITGAQLTTVLEQAIQPEMVHRELRGYGFRGKIEGWMCVDGLRIRYSEDDQPQIIQIEVNGQPLDRERLYRVGTIDMFMYNRMFPDLLLGSELTFFLPEMLREVLATTIKDQQMLQNAFRPRWEKISSTLKNQS
- a CDS encoding DUF6154 family protein, whose product is MRFIDEVYGLYRGHFNGDEEDITAVVVGILAEQSRDDLLDLVEEMDEEELFHMLATYMIDVMKRKVAMEDEHFPTSVMH
- a CDS encoding YunC family protein codes for the protein MVEVVPIHFPEGTAIAVTVRLPKTTLLAVTTDHGYIMCGALDVGLLNERLAAREILAGRAVGVKTIQELLDAPLESVTTTAEQKGITAGMTGRDAVVKML
- a CDS encoding DUF2804 domain-containing protein gives rise to the protein MPLIEKELTQPLSLCDQDGCLLPEAIGWSRYPLHDCQFSGHWLRRKKWNFWFITAPDCAMSIAMVNLDYAGIVFVHFIDLTTGETADSAVTVPFGAGIRLGATVDEACHFASRKLSVSFQPGTSGTSVEATAICPGNKALLLNIVIDPASESLNVVIPWSAERFQFTSKQTARPVHGTIAYNGKTYLLDRQNSFASLDFGRGVWPYHTRWNWTTCSFRHADGVAGFNFGRGWTDGTGMTENGLMIDSVLYKLSEQIRFSYDPDNRMLPWTLASEESSAVRLTFTPLFARTEHKNFALVRTTLHQVIGRYDGTLSTSDGKIIAVQSKIGICEEQSARW
- a CDS encoding HD-GYP domain-containing protein encodes the protein MRLKSIQKCQPGDKLARSIYTENGTILVGAGVELTQRMITRLKNKNVNSLYIQDKRTDDIIVETVISENTRRQAMSMIHDTFRTVHQVPDKWQQLFSEKGLGRKLRDVMQTVADELNSSDSAMNLLADACAFDNYIFTHSFNVALYSTALAINTGCSEKDVLEISIGGMLHDIGKVHIPDNILQKPGRLTQEEFEVMKRHTEIGFEMLRRQDDIPLLAAHCAFQHHERWDGSGYPRHLKKEEIHPFGRLMAVADVFDALTSHRVYRRGMLPHEAMEVLYSGSGKLFDQVYVEALRNTIALYPVGLTVTLNNGMTGVVVDSNKGMPSRPIVRVLVDEEGRDIEHPYECDLSKMLTLMIITCGDLV
- the corA gene encoding magnesium/cobalt transporter CorA, translating into MKIRLVQNGIITEVEDIEEAATPPVNGFYWIHATPFDLDILQPLFGLHHLAVEDCIDEEEQRPKLQNYDDHYFMVINGITFHNHDIFLREINIFWGSSTIITVTKQEAPEFTTMLSIIREKEVNRPDAFLYYLVDQIVDRYFDVTEKIEDLLEDLEEQILMHTKKSHLDQIIGLRSEILYARKMLVPQRDLIDALHKKELPLIQPYLRKYFGDIVEDASKIVESFEAFRDLIGNLREAYQAALAGRANDIMRVFTALTTIFMPLTIVTGIYGMNFDVMPELHSPYGYYIVLGCMAAIGTTMFIIFKKKDWL
- a CDS encoding globin-coupled sensor protein, giving the protein MSTCPFSTFFGLKGKGKSESFFQGVKEKGEVQIVGKGTLAKQLAMINLTEEELSIVKALQPLIIQNIDAIVDYFYASIENEPLLMMIVNENSTIERLKLTLNRHICEMFSGRIDSAYIEQRSRIAVIHMRIGLEPKWYLGAFQNLQVSLMDLLQKNITNKDEFVQALTAVTKILSIEQQIVLEEYENEHEKARRAEQDKKDELRILLTNSAHELAAVSEENSASVVQLTEQSREVLRFAENGTGFSTKAQDLSREGKKKLEKQQEQMCLIQSSVKQISDEMNAMEKNAEKIQGIVEVVTAIAEQTNLLALNAAIEAARAGEQGRGFAVVADEVRKLAEQTKKSVFGVRELIEKTNQQTVVLSSVVIEIQTLVQSSTAVVNETNAFFEGIMSAVSDGKEQSSRIQRELENFFKVMEDMNQAVAQVASSADELSEITENL
- a CDS encoding cysteine dioxygenase, which codes for MNLERLEQAFGSLVSPTPSQLRHALISLSPCMEQLGPYIPEPLNLPYGRKVLFSTPHVEVVLIHLPTDQESIPHNHGDSFGWELVVSGTLTNMIYVQTNNENEVQRAQTTHVSTGEYYFVEPGEIHAIRNNGQSPVISLNVYSPPLRNCRQYCPFEPPTYY